A stretch of the bacterium genome encodes the following:
- the rfaE1 gene encoding D-glycero-beta-D-manno-heptose-7-phosphate kinase, whose protein sequence is MKVNAAKSLAPISENHLGVGALLDRFAGGKIVVLGDIMLDEYWIGSVERISPEAPVPVVAVQRQEAKLGGATNVAQNIRSLGGEVVTVGIIGEDRAAELVRARMSDQRMSTAGLLVDRARPTTVKTRVVAHHQQVVRADFETIEAISAAQIEELATRCLAELRDAAGLVISDYGKGVIQPPLLDRVVSAARDQGKFIVVDPKDTHFNSYRRVTTLTPNHHEAGFVAGRRIRDDASLRAVGFELLQRLDADTLLITLGEKGMALFEPQGRLTRIPTVAKMVYDVTGAGDTVVATVAMTLAAGGSMLQAAYVANVAAGEVIKEVGTAQTTVAAIRLALDDLPEPQLDVS, encoded by the coding sequence GTGAAAGTCAACGCCGCCAAAAGCTTGGCCCCGATTTCCGAGAATCATCTCGGCGTTGGCGCCCTGCTGGACCGCTTCGCCGGGGGCAAGATCGTCGTGCTCGGCGACATTATGCTCGACGAGTACTGGATCGGCTCGGTCGAGCGCATCTCGCCGGAGGCCCCGGTCCCGGTGGTTGCGGTGCAGAGGCAGGAAGCCAAACTCGGCGGCGCCACCAACGTCGCCCAGAACATTCGCTCGCTGGGCGGCGAGGTCGTCACGGTCGGCATCATCGGCGAGGATCGCGCCGCCGAACTGGTCCGCGCCCGCATGAGCGACCAACGCATGTCGACGGCGGGGCTCCTGGTCGACCGCGCGCGTCCGACAACCGTCAAGACCCGCGTCGTGGCGCACCACCAGCAGGTGGTGCGCGCGGATTTCGAGACCATCGAGGCGATCTCCGCCGCGCAAATCGAGGAGCTGGCCACACGCTGCCTCGCCGAGCTGCGCGACGCCGCCGGCCTGGTGATCTCCGACTACGGCAAAGGCGTGATCCAGCCGCCGCTGCTGGACCGTGTGGTGTCCGCCGCGCGCGACCAGGGCAAGTTCATCGTTGTCGATCCCAAGGACACGCACTTCAACTCGTATCGCCGGGTCACCACGCTCACGCCCAATCACCACGAGGCGGGGTTCGTCGCCGGTCGGCGCATTCGCGATGACGCGTCGTTGCGCGCCGTCGGGTTCGAGTTGCTCCAACGGCTCGACGCCGACACGCTGCTCATCACGCTCGGCGAAAAGGGGATGGCGCTGTTCGAACCGCAGGGGCGGCTGACCAGGATTCCGACCGTCGCCAAAATGGTCTACGATGTCACCGGCGCGGGCGATACGGTCGTGGCGACAGTGGCGATGACGCTGGCGGCTGGGGGGAGCATGCTGCAGGCGGCGTATGTCGCCAATGTCGCCGCCGGCGAGGTGATCAAGGAAGTCGGCACCGCCCAGACCACCGTGGCGGCGATCCGTCTGGCTCTCGACGATCTTCCCGAACCGCAACTGGACGTCAGTTAA
- a CDS encoding DUF3467 domain-containing protein: protein MQQQPPRQQINVEVGPAEAEGIYSNLALIVHSPQEFVIDFARITPGAPKTKVYARIIMTPAHAKMLLNALEENIKKYESAFGAIKLAGSDDKNIGFQASR from the coding sequence GTGCAACAACAGCCACCGCGCCAGCAGATCAATGTCGAAGTCGGCCCCGCCGAGGCCGAAGGCATCTATTCGAACCTGGCGCTGATTGTCCACTCGCCGCAAGAGTTTGTCATCGATTTCGCCCGCATCACGCCGGGCGCGCCCAAGACCAAGGTTTATGCCCGCATCATCATGACCCCGGCCCATGCCAAGATGCTGCTCAATGCCCTCGAGGAGAATATCAAGAAGTACGAGTCGGCGTTCGGCGCGATCAAACTGGCGGGCTCCGACGACAAGAACATCGGATTCCAGGCCTCGCGCTGA